One genomic region from Ornithinicoccus hortensis encodes:
- a CDS encoding L-threonylcarbamoyladenylate synthase, which yields MAKFLDIHPVDPQPRLVEQVVAALREGGLIAYPTDSRYALGAQVGNPTARQRIIDIRHLDDRHHFTLVCRDFAQLGQYVQLDNAVFRAVKSATPGPYTFILPATPEVPKKLLHPKKKTVGVRIPEHRITQAILAELGEPILSSTLLLPDHDEPLEQGWDVKEALDHQVDIVIDGDVSGSEPTTVIDFSDGTPQVTREGAGDTSIFV from the coding sequence ATGGCCAAGTTCCTGGACATCCATCCCGTCGACCCGCAACCACGCCTGGTGGAACAGGTCGTGGCCGCGCTGCGCGAAGGCGGGCTGATCGCCTATCCGACCGACTCCCGCTACGCGCTCGGGGCCCAGGTGGGCAACCCCACGGCGCGGCAGCGGATCATCGACATCCGACACCTCGACGACCGGCACCACTTCACCCTGGTCTGCCGGGACTTCGCCCAGCTCGGCCAGTACGTCCAGCTGGACAACGCGGTCTTCCGCGCCGTCAAGTCGGCCACCCCCGGCCCCTACACCTTCATCCTGCCGGCCACCCCCGAGGTGCCCAAGAAGCTGTTGCACCCGAAGAAGAAGACGGTCGGCGTGCGGATCCCCGAGCACCGGATCACCCAGGCGATCCTGGCCGAGCTGGGTGAGCCGATCCTGTCGAGCACCCTGTTGCTGCCCGACCACGACGAGCCGCTGGAGCAGGGGTGGGACGTCAAGGAGGCGCTGGACCACCAGGTCGATATCGTGATCGACGGTGACGTCAGCGGCAGCGAGCCGACCACCGTCATCGACTTCTCCGACGGGACGCCCCAGGTGACCCGCGAGGGCGCCGGGGACACCAGCATCTTCGTCTGA
- a CDS encoding SGNH hydrolase domain-containing protein codes for MAERITAEWRRPLVAVLAALALLCALLVWRPWDGSGGDDRSGSGTVPDGPPGAAALRGVDWSTVRAVPEEAFTRTGDYVPATPEAADGDQPAYYADDCHLEREDTGIKACTYGDEDATVEVAVVGSSKAGVWVPVLDEIGRREGWRVSVFTKSSCAYDPPVATDSYPECATYNTALEERLLADPPDIVVTSGQDTDARQLEAAALSAAWLRLLEAGTEHVVAVWEVPTPSRHVAGCLAELPRQGSGDYVEACSYEHEDGPGADILGEAVAQTDGAELLDVKDWVCPDSTLSPRCPPVIGAVVVLGDGAHLTDTYARTLTDPVHQELSDLGIATSQPTDP; via the coding sequence GTGGCTGAGCGGATCACCGCGGAGTGGCGCCGCCCGCTCGTCGCCGTCCTCGCGGCCCTGGCGCTGCTGTGCGCGCTGCTGGTCTGGCGGCCCTGGGACGGGTCGGGTGGGGACGACCGGTCGGGGAGCGGGACGGTCCCGGATGGCCCCCCGGGGGCCGCAGCCCTGCGGGGCGTCGACTGGTCGACGGTCCGGGCGGTTCCCGAGGAAGCGTTCACCCGCACGGGGGACTACGTCCCGGCGACGCCCGAGGCCGCCGACGGTGACCAGCCCGCCTACTACGCCGACGATTGCCACCTGGAGCGTGAGGACACCGGGATCAAGGCTTGCACCTACGGCGACGAGGACGCCACCGTGGAGGTCGCGGTCGTGGGGTCGTCCAAGGCGGGTGTCTGGGTGCCGGTGCTGGACGAGATCGGCCGCCGCGAGGGGTGGCGGGTCTCGGTCTTCACCAAGAGCTCGTGCGCCTACGACCCGCCCGTCGCCACCGACAGCTACCCGGAGTGCGCCACCTACAACACCGCGCTCGAGGAACGGTTGCTCGCCGACCCACCGGACATTGTGGTGACCTCGGGCCAGGACACCGACGCCCGGCAGCTGGAGGCCGCCGCCCTCTCGGCGGCCTGGCTGCGTCTCCTGGAGGCCGGCACCGAGCACGTGGTCGCGGTCTGGGAGGTCCCGACGCCGTCACGTCACGTGGCGGGGTGCCTCGCGGAGCTGCCCCGGCAGGGCTCGGGGGACTACGTCGAGGCGTGCTCCTACGAACACGAGGACGGGCCGGGAGCGGACATCCTGGGGGAGGCCGTCGCGCAGACCGACGGGGCCGAGCTGCTCGATGTCAAGGACTGGGTCTGCCCCGACTCCACGCTCAGCCCGCGGTGCCCACCGGTGATCGGGGCAGTGGTCGTGCTCGGGGACGGCGCCCACCTCACCGACACCTATGCCCGCACGCTGACCGACCCGGTGCACCAGGAGTTGTCCGACCTGGGGATCGCCACCTCGCAGCCGACCGACCCCTGA
- a CDS encoding GlxA family transcriptional regulator — protein MTLHRPHRVAVLALDPAVGYDLAIAPQIFATAEDDRGRSLYDVTVCGVQDGPVRTGTGYAIVPTRGPEALAWADTVVVPGTRMPGPRHQGVLPPELADAWGSIRPGTRIMSICTGAFVLGAAGVLDGRRATTHWAHAEDLARLYPAVQVDPEVLFVDDGDVLTSAGLGAGVDLALHVVRRDHGSAVASRVARYCVVAPWRDGGQAQFIPAQVPTDEASTAATRTWAVAHLAEVRRVADLVQHARMSERTFARRFRDETGLSPHAWLSQQRLRRAQELLETTAIPVDQVADLAGFGTPAALRQRLRESLGLSPLAYRKRFRGTAAAS, from the coding sequence ATGACCTTGCACCGGCCCCACCGGGTTGCCGTCCTCGCCCTCGATCCGGCGGTGGGCTACGACCTGGCCATCGCGCCCCAGATCTTCGCCACCGCCGAGGACGACCGGGGACGGAGTCTGTATGACGTGACGGTCTGTGGGGTGCAGGACGGTCCGGTCCGCACCGGGACCGGCTACGCGATCGTGCCGACCCGTGGCCCCGAGGCCCTCGCGTGGGCGGACACGGTCGTGGTGCCCGGCACCCGGATGCCCGGTCCCCGGCACCAGGGGGTGCTGCCGCCCGAGCTGGCCGATGCGTGGGGGTCGATCCGTCCCGGCACCCGGATCATGTCGATCTGCACCGGCGCGTTCGTGCTGGGAGCGGCCGGCGTCCTGGACGGACGGCGGGCCACCACGCACTGGGCCCATGCCGAGGACCTGGCCCGGCTGTACCCGGCCGTGCAGGTCGATCCCGAGGTGCTGTTCGTCGACGACGGGGACGTGCTGACCTCCGCCGGGTTGGGGGCCGGGGTCGACTTGGCGCTGCACGTGGTGCGGCGCGATCACGGGAGCGCGGTCGCCTCGCGTGTGGCGCGGTACTGCGTCGTCGCGCCGTGGCGGGACGGCGGTCAGGCGCAGTTCATCCCGGCCCAGGTGCCGACCGACGAGGCCTCCACCGCGGCGACCCGGACCTGGGCCGTCGCGCACCTGGCCGAGGTGCGCAGGGTCGCCGACCTGGTGCAGCACGCGAGGATGAGCGAGCGCACCTTCGCCCGACGGTTCCGCGACGAGACCGGGCTGTCCCCGCACGCCTGGCTGTCCCAGCAGCGGCTGCGCCGGGCCCAGGAACTGCTCGAGACCACGGCCATCCCGGTGGACCAGGTCGCGGACCTGGCCGGGTTCGGGACGCCGGCGGCCCTGCGCCAGCGGCTCCGGGAGTCCCTGGGACTGTCCCCGCTGGCCTACCGGAAGCGATTCCGGGGAACCGCCGCAGCGTCCTGA
- a CDS encoding MFS transporter: MDTTRAVAPGPSRTERLDDLPFTRKHGRLLVGSGIGWALDAMDVGLISFIMAALAQQWLLTDTELSWLGSIGFVGMAVGASLGGLLADRIGRRSVFALTLLVYGLATGASALVGGLAALLVLRFIVGLGLGAELPVASTLVSEFSPTRIRGRMVVVLESFWAVGWLLAALVATFIVPLSDDGWRWAFALGIVPAVYALVIRRGLPESVRFLEARGRTAEAESVVREFEAAAGRPHPEAAAGGGQADPTPATTAGSPPGIASLFGRALRRRTIALWVTWFGVNFAYYGAFIWLPTLLYAQGFSLVRSFEFTLYITLAQLPGYALAAVLVEVWGRRATLATFLLGSAVAAVLFGRADTETTILIAGCAMSMANLGAWGALYAVTPEVYPTRVRATGAGSAAAFGRIASILAPLSVPLIRDAGGTPLVFVVFGAAFLMAAGAALLLPDLAGQDLAEELPPEGD; the protein is encoded by the coding sequence GTGGACACCACCCGCGCCGTCGCACCCGGGCCCAGCCGCACCGAGCGCCTGGACGACCTGCCGTTCACCCGCAAGCACGGGCGGCTGCTCGTCGGCTCGGGCATCGGGTGGGCGTTGGACGCGATGGACGTCGGCCTCATCTCCTTCATCATGGCCGCCCTGGCCCAGCAGTGGTTGCTGACCGACACCGAGCTGTCCTGGCTCGGCTCGATCGGTTTCGTCGGCATGGCCGTCGGCGCCTCGCTAGGTGGGCTCCTGGCCGACCGGATCGGGCGGCGCTCGGTGTTCGCGCTGACCCTGCTCGTCTACGGCCTGGCCACCGGGGCGTCGGCGCTGGTCGGGGGACTGGCGGCGCTGCTCGTGCTGCGCTTCATCGTCGGGCTGGGCCTGGGCGCCGAACTGCCGGTCGCCTCCACCCTGGTCAGCGAGTTCTCCCCGACCCGGATCCGCGGCCGGATGGTCGTCGTCCTGGAGTCCTTCTGGGCGGTCGGCTGGCTGCTCGCCGCGCTGGTGGCCACCTTCATCGTGCCGCTGTCCGACGACGGCTGGCGGTGGGCCTTCGCGCTGGGCATCGTCCCTGCCGTCTACGCACTGGTGATCCGTCGGGGCCTGCCCGAGTCGGTCCGGTTCCTGGAGGCCCGGGGTCGCACCGCCGAGGCCGAGTCCGTCGTGCGGGAGTTCGAGGCCGCGGCCGGCCGGCCACACCCGGAGGCCGCCGCCGGGGGAGGGCAGGCAGATCCGACGCCGGCGACCACCGCCGGGTCCCCGCCCGGTATCGCCAGCCTCTTCGGCCGCGCGCTCCGGCGCCGGACCATCGCGCTGTGGGTGACCTGGTTCGGGGTGAACTTCGCCTACTACGGGGCCTTCATCTGGCTCCCCACCCTGTTGTACGCCCAGGGTTTCTCGCTGGTCCGCTCCTTCGAGTTCACGCTCTACATCACCCTCGCCCAGCTGCCGGGGTACGCCCTGGCCGCGGTCCTGGTCGAGGTGTGGGGCCGGCGGGCGACGCTGGCCACCTTCCTGCTCGGGTCCGCGGTGGCGGCGGTGCTCTTCGGCCGGGCCGACACCGAGACGACCATCCTGATCGCCGGCTGTGCCATGTCGATGGCCAACCTCGGAGCCTGGGGCGCACTGTATGCCGTGACCCCCGAGGTCTACCCGACGCGGGTGCGGGCCACCGGCGCCGGCAGCGCGGCCGCGTTCGGCCGGATCGCCTCGATCCTCGCGCCGCTGTCCGTGCCGCTGATCCGGGACGCCGGCGGCACCCCGCTGGTCTTCGTGGTCTTCGGCGCGGCGTTCCTGATGGCGGCCGGGGCGGCCCTGCTGCTGCCGGACCTGGCGGGCCAGGACCTCGCCGAGGAGTTGCCCCCGGAAGGCGACTGA
- a CDS encoding methyltransferase domain-containing protein → MPEPFVLQCAYHAAGRCRSCTLLGTPYDRQLADKQARAEAALAGHPVEWAAPFASRPAAFRNKAKLVAGGTRARPTLGILDGRQHGVDLSGCGLYEAGLDEVVGSLTDVVGDLGLVPYAVPARSGELKHVLVTHSPDGELMLRFVLRSHGQVGRIRRQLPDLVATYPGARVVSVNIQPAHAAVLEGPEEIVLTGDQELTMRVNGVPLRLRPRSFFQTNTAVAAGLYRQARSWVDEVDPASLWDLYCGVGGFALHAALRPDGTAREVLGIESSADAVDSARATASALGLAVRFRAADATGSLAHGDGPEMVVVNPPRRGIGPDLARRIEASGAGHVLYSSCNVASLARDIAAMPGFVPVRARVFDMFPQTEHLEVLTLLRRLP, encoded by the coding sequence GTGCCCGAGCCCTTCGTCCTGCAGTGCGCCTACCACGCAGCCGGGCGGTGCCGGTCCTGCACCCTCTTGGGCACGCCCTACGACCGGCAGCTCGCGGACAAGCAGGCGCGCGCCGAGGCGGCCCTGGCGGGGCACCCGGTCGAGTGGGCGGCGCCGTTCGCCAGCCGGCCCGCGGCCTTCCGGAACAAGGCCAAGCTGGTCGCCGGTGGGACCCGCGCACGGCCGACGCTGGGGATCCTGGACGGGCGGCAGCACGGCGTCGACCTGAGCGGGTGCGGACTCTACGAGGCCGGGCTGGACGAGGTGGTGGGGTCGCTCACCGACGTGGTCGGTGACCTCGGTCTGGTGCCGTATGCCGTGCCCGCCCGGTCCGGGGAGCTCAAGCACGTCCTGGTGACCCACTCCCCCGACGGCGAGCTGATGCTGCGGTTCGTGCTGCGCTCGCACGGGCAGGTGGGGCGGATCCGGCGGCAGCTGCCCGACCTGGTGGCGACGTACCCGGGCGCGCGGGTGGTCTCGGTGAACATCCAGCCGGCCCACGCCGCCGTCCTCGAGGGGCCTGAGGAGATCGTCCTCACCGGGGACCAGGAGCTCACCATGCGGGTCAACGGCGTGCCGTTGCGGCTGCGGCCCCGCAGCTTCTTCCAGACCAATACGGCCGTCGCTGCCGGGCTCTACCGGCAGGCGCGCAGCTGGGTGGACGAGGTGGACCCCGCCTCCCTGTGGGACCTGTACTGCGGCGTCGGCGGCTTCGCCCTGCACGCCGCGCTCCGGCCGGACGGCACGGCACGCGAGGTCCTGGGGATCGAGTCCTCCGCCGACGCGGTCGACAGCGCCCGGGCGACGGCGTCGGCGCTGGGTCTGGCGGTGCGCTTCCGGGCCGCCGACGCCACCGGGTCCCTAGCCCACGGGGACGGGCCGGAGATGGTCGTGGTCAACCCACCCCGGCGGGGCATCGGCCCGGACCTGGCCCGACGGATCGAGGCCTCGGGCGCCGGGCACGTGCTCTACTCCAGCTGCAACGTCGCCTCGCTGGCCAGGGACATCGCGGCGATGCCGGGCTTCGTCCCGGTCCGGGCGCGGGTGTTCGACATGTTCCCGCAGACCGAGCACCTCGAGGTGCTCACCCTGCTGCGTCGCCTGCCCTGA
- a CDS encoding DUF1697 domain-containing protein: MPSHLALLRGINVGGRHKLPMASLRDLATGLGHTDVATYIQSGNLVMTPARGASPTVLGAELQAAIDEEFGFAPLVVVLTADEWRQVVEANPYPDPQEPRHLHAYVQQEDFTAEQVTALARLRDESREAGGADDLTVLGRVCYLHTPDGLGHSALAEKMARVRAAGLDRATARNWATVLTLQQTLQRHD; encoded by the coding sequence GTGCCCAGTCATCTCGCACTGCTCCGCGGCATCAACGTCGGGGGCCGCCACAAGCTGCCGATGGCGTCCCTGCGCGACCTGGCGACGGGCCTGGGTCACACGGATGTTGCCACCTACATCCAGTCCGGCAACCTGGTCATGACGCCCGCGCGCGGGGCGAGCCCGACCGTCCTGGGGGCAGAGTTGCAGGCCGCGATCGACGAGGAGTTCGGCTTCGCCCCGCTCGTCGTGGTGCTGACCGCCGACGAGTGGCGCCAGGTGGTCGAGGCCAACCCCTACCCCGACCCGCAGGAGCCGCGGCACCTGCACGCCTACGTCCAGCAGGAGGACTTCACCGCTGAGCAGGTCACCGCCCTGGCACGACTCCGCGACGAGAGCCGGGAGGCCGGCGGCGCGGACGACCTCACGGTGCTGGGCCGTGTCTGCTACCTGCACACCCCCGACGGGCTGGGCCACAGCGCGCTGGCCGAGAAGATGGCCAGGGTCAGGGCGGCGGGGCTGGATCGTGCCACGGCACGCAACTGGGCCACCGTGCTCACCCTCCAGCAGACGCTGCAGCGGCACGACTGA
- a CDS encoding DUF3592 domain-containing protein: MRNTDGGPESAEPCRRLPALAVTGSLVGIVLWAVAGGLVRLRFGGGSELPSNLPAMVFVLGLAPIVAVGGLIHQVVADRGVLHTWLIGTFGGGLLSVGVGWLAAGSIASRPAPGAPWDILVLGLVLTASAAALTFLDVRRSRAKRRTGRHGTRATGLVTRVRLPDDHARPRAEVTVRFVDAQGQARSITWAADGHTPVPGQPIPLVYDPDRPDRTEAILLDP; this comes from the coding sequence ATGAGGAACACCGACGGCGGGCCGGAGTCAGCCGAGCCGTGCCGGCGCCTGCCCGCGCTCGCGGTCACCGGCTCTCTGGTCGGCATCGTGCTGTGGGCGGTCGCCGGAGGTCTGGTCCGGCTGCGGTTCGGGGGCGGCTCCGAGCTGCCGTCGAACCTGCCGGCCATGGTCTTCGTCCTCGGACTGGCCCCGATCGTGGCGGTGGGGGGCCTGATCCACCAGGTGGTGGCGGACCGGGGGGTCCTCCATACCTGGCTGATCGGCACCTTCGGCGGCGGGCTGCTCAGCGTCGGGGTCGGTTGGCTGGCCGCGGGCTCGATCGCGAGCAGACCGGCGCCCGGTGCCCCCTGGGACATCCTGGTCCTCGGCCTGGTCCTCACGGCATCGGCGGCGGCCCTGACCTTCCTCGACGTGCGACGAAGCCGCGCGAAACGGCGCACCGGACGTCACGGGACCCGTGCCACGGGTCTGGTCACCCGGGTCCGCCTGCCCGATGACCATGCCCGGCCCAGGGCCGAGGTGACGGTCCGGTTCGTCGACGCGCAGGGCCAGGCGCGCTCGATCACCTGGGCGGCGGACGGGCACACCCCGGTGCCCGGGCAGCCGATCCCCCTGGTCTACGACCCCGACCGGCCCGACCGGACCGAGGCGATCCTGCTGGACCCCTGA
- a CDS encoding alpha/beta fold hydrolase, which translates to MAEHEEFTLHTTRVGDDGPRVVFLHGLFGQGKNFTTIAKGLAPDFSSLLVDLPNHGRSGWTDRIRYAELADIVAAHLRTGFAAQGPIHLVGHSMGGKVAMALALRHPDLVDRLVVVDISPVDSADMSEFEHLLGSLATLDLATLTSRGEADRQLTERIPNRTVRGFLLQNLRSGDDGFFWQANLDLLLRELPSIAGFIDTDVTPFDHPVLWVAGARSPYVKPEYGPAMRELFPRTRLLTVKDAGHWVHSEQPAAFTSALKVFLAQDAGG; encoded by the coding sequence GTGGCCGAGCACGAGGAGTTCACCCTGCACACCACCCGGGTCGGCGACGACGGACCGCGGGTGGTCTTCCTGCACGGGCTGTTCGGGCAGGGGAAGAACTTCACCACCATCGCCAAGGGGCTGGCACCGGACTTCAGCTCGCTGCTGGTGGACCTGCCCAACCACGGTCGCTCGGGGTGGACCGACCGGATCCGGTATGCCGAGCTGGCCGACATCGTGGCCGCGCACCTGCGCACCGGGTTCGCCGCGCAGGGGCCGATCCACCTGGTCGGCCACTCGATGGGCGGCAAGGTCGCGATGGCGCTCGCGCTGCGCCACCCCGACCTGGTCGACCGCCTGGTCGTCGTCGACATCTCGCCGGTCGACTCGGCCGACATGAGTGAGTTCGAGCACCTGCTCGGGTCCCTGGCGACCCTCGACCTGGCCACGCTCACCAGCCGCGGGGAGGCCGACCGGCAGCTGACCGAGCGCATCCCGAACCGGACCGTGCGCGGCTTCCTGCTGCAGAACCTGCGCTCCGGCGACGACGGCTTCTTCTGGCAGGCCAACCTCGACCTGCTGCTGCGCGAACTCCCGTCCATCGCTGGCTTCATCGACACCGACGTGACGCCGTTCGACCACCCGGTGCTGTGGGTCGCCGGTGCGAGGTCCCCCTACGTCAAACCGGAGTACGGCCCCGCCATGCGGGAGCTGTTCCCGCGGACCCGCCTGCTGACCGTCAAGGACGCCGGCCACTGGGTGCACTCCGAGCAGCCGGCCGCCTTCACCTCGGCGCTCAAGGTGTTCCTCGCCCAGGACGCCGGTGGCTGA